A section of the Candidatus Bathyarchaeia archaeon genome encodes:
- a CDS encoding V4R domain-containing protein, with the protein MASEVTLADFFEFDITEGVVKNRLTNGRAFFFGSSAWSSVREDLKGTYGPLGTAVTEEMGHSYGRSLGKIGRKLNIDLRIFFETAVKLGSTTGWGRLSLSGGDPLTGRARLKLEDCVFCTDKVGEGDRVCEFFSGVLRGAAEEITGRIHSVVEMECTTAGSDYCEFYMERLDSQEMERY; encoded by the coding sequence GAAGTTACGTTGGCCGACTTCTTCGAGTTCGACATAACCGAAGGGGTCGTGAAGAACAGGCTCACCAATGGCAGGGCCTTCTTTTTTGGGAGCTCTGCATGGAGCTCGGTCCGCGAAGACCTGAAGGGCACCTACGGCCCTCTCGGCACCGCAGTGACAGAGGAGATGGGCCACAGCTACGGAAGGAGTCTTGGGAAGATCGGCCGGAAGCTGAACATAGACCTTCGCATCTTCTTTGAGACGGCCGTCAAACTCGGAAGCACGACCGGATGGGGAAGGCTGTCCCTCAGCGGAGGAGACCCACTCACTGGGCGAGCCCGCTTGAAATTGGAAGACTGCGTCTTCTGCACAGATAAGGTGGGCGAGGGAGATCGCGTTTGCGAATTCTTCTCGGGGGTCCTTCGCGGGGCCGCCGAAGAAATCACAGGCAGGATACACAGCGTCGTCGAGATGGAATGCACAACAGCAGGGTCTGACTATTGCGAGTTCTACATGGAAAGGCTGGACTCGCAGGAGATGGAGAGATACTGA